The genome window CCGTCAGTGATGTTCACTTTCGACGTACCGTATGTATCAACGTAAAGACCACATGGTTTTGCCACGCCAATCGCGTAAGACACCTGCACCAGAACCTGATCGCACAAGCCCGCCGCTACCATGTTTTTAGCAATGTGGCGAGTTGCATACGCCGCCGAGCGGTCTACTTTTGAAGGATCTTTTCCAGAGAATGCGCCTCCACCGTGTGCTCCTTTGCCACCGTAAGTATCAACAATGATTTTACGGCCAGTCAAGCCTGTATCTCCGTGTGGTCCACCAATGACGAATTTCCCGGTTGGGTTGATGTAATACGTAATATCGTCCGTAAACAAATCCTGAAGCTCTGCTTTTAGTCTTGCTTTTACGCGTGGAATAACCACATTGATTACGTCTTCCCGAATGCGCTCAAGCATCGTTGCATCGTCGGCAAAATCATCGTGCTGCGTTGACACAACAATCGTATCAATCCGAATGGGCTGGTGGTCGTCGGAATATTCAATCGTCACCTGCGATTTCGCATCGGGCCGGAGGTAAGACAGCAAGCTGGCCTCGTGGTTCCGGATATACGACAGTTCCTGTAAAATTTTATGCGCCAGATCCAGCGGCAACGGCATGAAGTTTTCCGTTTCTTTGGTGGCATAACCAAACATCATACCCTGATCACCAGCACCTTGGGCGTTGGCCCGGGCCTCAAAGTCTTCGTTATCTACCTTCCGGTCAACGCCCTGATTGATATCCGCTGACTGGTCGTGAATAGCCGACAAAATACCACACGAATTAGCTTCGAACATGTATTCGCTTTTTGTGTAGCCAATCCGCCGAATTACTTCCCGAGCAATCTTCTGTACATCAAGATAAGTGTTTGTTTTTACTTCTCCTGCCAATACAACCTGACCCGTGGTTACCAATGTCTCACAAGCTACTTTGCTGGTTGGATCAAAAGCAAGGAAATTGTCAATGAGCGCATCAGAGATCTGATCCGCTACTTTATCTGGGTGGCCTTCCGATACCGACTCGGAAGTAAAAAGATATGGCATTATTATGTCGTTTATTTACTGATTGAATCCGCGAATTTACAGCAATTTCTGTACTCCATCAAAAACGCTTCCGTAATCTACTCCTATGTTATGACCAATAAGTGGTTCTTTTTCATTCATTAGCGTCAGAGCAACCGCCTCTTCAGGACATCAAACAGTGCCTTGGTGAAAGCACCCAACGGCACGCTTGACATAATTTTAAGCTCCTCCATAAAATTTGTATCCTCATCCAGGAATTCGAATACTTTGGCGGGGTGGTTGCGCTTATAAAGCAGTGTGAAGAAATCATCAGCGGGATAACGCCGTTTGTGCAACACATTGAGTAGAATGCTGTCATAAAGGCCAAATCGGCGGTTGAACCAACTTGTTCGCCTTTTGGGGCTGCCCGTTGCCGCCAGGTTCTTGACAATCTCGGCTAAATAACGCTGCGTGCGCTGAAAAGTATACCCTGTAGACGGTTTGGTAAAGCCCCCGGCAGTGCCAATTCGAACGACATGCTCAGAAGGGTTCTCCTGCGTCGGTTCGTCAGACATGGGAATAACGCCAAATTCCGTTTCACAAATCTGATAGCCGCCGGTTTCTAAAAAACGGTCGATGTAATTACGTAATGGCACTTCATACTCATAGTCGGTCAATACGGCTTCGTTGAAAACGGTGTACTCCACCAGGGCTGTTTTTTCGTCGAAAGGAAGTACGTAGATGAATCGGCAGTCGCCTTGCTGCTCCACCCGAAAATCCATCATAATGGGCTTTTTTACGTCAAAACAGGGGTTTTGCGCGTTGATCACCCAACCTTTAAAGTGCTGTAGTAAGTTATGTTGCTCGGGAATATCGAGTTTTAATTGAAACGTGCTGTCAAATACAAAATCAGCCATGTAAGGCTCATCGTCTGCAATCACAAAGCCGCCTTGTGGCGTATCCTTCACGCGGTTGATTGTAGCCTGCTTGAACTCGATATTGGGATGCTTAGCCAGCTGATTCCGAACAAATTCATAGAAATCAATACCCCGCAACATCTTATACTGGTAGTTGCCAATATTAAGGGAGCCGCTAAACACGGTTCCAAAAAAATCAACGGCGGGCCATTTTCGAAAGATAATGGGTTCAAATGTTCCTTCTCCGCGCTCCCAAAAGCACCAGGTCCGGTCATTTTTATTTTTAAATTCTTTATCCAGTATCAGGATTGAGCGATCGCGCAGGGTAGACTGAGTTAGGTAATAAGCTAAACTCAAACCCGCCATGCCACCGCCAGCGATGATGAAGTCGTATCGTTTCATGCAAAAAAAAGAAAAGTCTGGACGCACGCGCCCAGACTTTAGTTTTATCGTTAGTCACTAGCCGGATTTAAAAGACCGACAGTGGCAGGGACAAATCACTAAGGACTTTTACACATGGACATGCCGCTCAGCATGGTAACTTGACCGAACGAGCGGCCCTGATTCAACATATTTCAAACCCCGCATCAACCCCTCTTCCTTATACATCGCAAATGTCTCCGGGTGAATCCATTCGATAACTTCATGGTGCATTTTGGTCGGTTGCAGGTACTGACCCAGCGTCAAAATGTCCAGTCCGTGCGCCGCCAGATCGTCCATGGCTTTGAAAACCTCTTCTCTGGTTTCGCCCAGACCCAGCATGATACCTGTTTTGGTACGCTGGCCGTATTCTTTCGTGCGCTTGATCTGTTCCAGGCTACGGGCGTATTTTGCCTGCGGGCGTACCGCCCGGTACAGACGCTCAACCGTCTCCATGTTGTGGGAAACAACCTCCTGACCGGCTGAAATCATGCGAATCAAGGCCTCCCAATTACTTTTAACATCGGGAATCAAGGTTTCGATCGTCGTTTCGGGAGACTGTTCCTTAACGGCCCGAACCGTCTGGTACCAGATTTCAGCGCCTCGGTCTTTTAACTCATCGCGGTTCACGGACGTAATAACGGCGTGTTTCACTTTCATCAACTGGACCGCCTCAGCAACGCGGCGTGGCTCATCCGTATCGTACTCGTTCGGGCGCCCCGTTGCAACAGCGCAAAAAGAGCAACCCCGCGTACAAATATTGCCCAGAATCATGAAGGTTGCCGTGCCAGCACCCCAGCACTCACCCATGTTTGGACAGTTGCCGCTTTCACAGATTGTATGTAATTTATACGTATCAACTAGTTTGCGGACTTTAGCATATTCGGGCCCGATAGGCAGCTTTACACGCAGCCAATCCGGGCGTTTTTTTCTCTGTGGTTCGGAGGGAATAACGGGAAGTTCAATCATAACAAACCTCAAGCCTATTTACTACACAATGCAATTATCAGGTGCAAAGTTCGGTGATAAGAAGGAAGGCAGGAAAAAACGAGGCCGTAAATTTTCCTTATTTGTCCTTCAGCGTTAATTATCGTTTGTTACCGAAGAAAAGCGTTATATACCCTGATGTAAACAGGCTTCTGTTTGAGGCCAATGACATGATGACAACTTCTTTGGGATAAGCTTCTGCCAGAAAGCCAATTTCAAGCCCCGTCATGTTGTTTCGAAAAGCACTCAGTTCAAAGGCCACTGCCGCTTTTACATTCAAACCCACTGTAAAATTCGATTTTTCAAAACCCTGGAAGAAACCACCTGCTCCCACAATTTCACCCAGATTCTGGTGCATATTGGGATCGTAAGGAACATTCTGAATCTGGCCGGGCCGAACCTGATATTGAATGTAATAGGGCTTTATAATACCGAGCGATGGGCCAGCCGCCAGAATTCCGCTAATGGCAATTCCTTCGTCAGCCGTACGCGTAAATAAGGCAACTTCCCGCCCGTATTGCGGTCTTATGACAAAAAAGTTATTCTGTTTCCCGTAGATGAACCGCGCCCCGGTATACTGCGTCTGCGTCTGTACTTCCTTTGGGTGTTTTACATTAACGATCTCCACACTCAGGTAACGGAACTGTCGTTTGCCGTTGAACAAACTAGGCAAGGCTTTCGAGTGCCGAAAAACAAATCCGCCTAAAATACCCGAATTCGTATTGGTCGTAACCCCATAGGTTGTTACGGAATTATAGCGTTCTTCGTCGGAATCGGTTGTTTGAGCCTGAGTATTCGCTCCAATGAGTAAACAGATCAGGGTTAATATCGATAAACTTTTTATCACGACTGTGGTGTATAATTTTTTATATAGATAAATATAAGACTTTAAATTAATTTCACGAAACCTCCCTCCCTATATTGATTAACTAGCTAGGATGAAGGAAGTTTATTAGAAATAAATTAGTTTTTTAACGTTTTTCAAACGTCGATAATTGTTAACAAATCAGAAAATGCCGACGATTCGTACCACCTATTTAGGCGACTTGCGTACTCAGGCTACGCACCTGCAATCAGGAACCCAAATTCTCACCGATGCACCCATCGATAACAACGGAAAAGGTGAAGCATTCTCCCCCACTGACCTGGTAGCCGCTTCTTTGGGAAGCTGTATGATGACCATTATGGGTATTGTTGCCCGCCGCGAGGGAATTGACCTGACAGGCAGTGATATGGACATTACGAAAGTGATGAACTCGGAAGGCCCCCGCCGGATTGTCCGGATCGAAGTACTGCTACAGATGCAAACGCCGGAAGAACTGCCAGCCGATACCCGCGAAAAATTAGAGCGTGCTGCCCATACGTGCCCGGTTGCGCTGAGCCTACACCCCGATATCGAACAAGCCATTCAGTTTGAGTGGAAAAGCCTTGTTAAAGCGTGAAAGAATGAATGAGCGAAAGAGTGAATGAACGAAAGAGCGATCTATCTGGCAGGTTCCTGTTAGATCCGTAAGCCGAACTTCGCTCTTTCGCTCTTCCTATCTTTTGCTCTTTAACTTTTCTTCCGCGCCGAAGCAGCAATCTTATCAATAGCAACTACGAGTCGATCCAGGTCTTTAGGCGTTGTGTAAATATGCGGCGTCACCCGAACGCCGTTGAGCGGCCCTAAGCCAATCGGCGTCGTATGAATTTTATACGTTCCCAGTAGCTGGCTTTCCAATTCATTTCCTTTGAGGCCATCAATTCCGACAACGGCCAGCGCCCCGGAGAAAGCCGGCTTCAGCGACGTATGAAGCTTCACCCCCGGAATGTCTTTTACTTTCTCGGCCCAGTAACTTTTCAGGTAATGCAGACGCGCAAACTTCCGCGCAGCCCCAATCGACAGGTGAAAGTCCGCCGCTGTTCCGATGGCCATTTCCGAAGCAAAAGAGCGCGTCCCCAATGACTCAAACTTCCGAATATCGCTGCCATCAGGCTCCGTGCTCGACAACAGCGCCCAAATATTTTTCACTTTTTCCTGACGGATGTACATCATGCCACTGCCAAACGGGGCGCAAAGCCATTTATGCAGGCTGGTCGCGAAATAATCGCAGCCCAAATCGGGAATTTTGTATTCCAGGTGAGCAAAGCTGTGCGCTCCGTCACAGATCACCTCAATGCCTTGTTTGTGCGCGGCGTCCGCAATTTTCCGAACGGGCATAATCTGGCCGGTCCAGTTAATGACGTGCGTTACGTGCACAATTTTCGTCCGGCTACTAAAGGCACTTACGTATTTGCGCACTAACTCGTCCTCGTTTTCGGAAGGCAAATCGAGGTCAAGCCAAACCAGTTTGATGCCATCGCGTTTCTCTCGCTGTTTCCACGCGTTGGTCATGTTCGGGTAATCCTGTTTAGCCAGTATCACTTCGTCGCCGGGCTTTAGCGTCAACCCAAAAATGATGGTATTTAGTCCTTCTGTTGCGTTTCGGTTGATGGCAACTTCATCCGCGGAGCAGCCCGCGATATCGGCTAATTTGGCCCGCACTGCCTCACGCCCCTGGTCCAGAATCCGCCACATGTAATAAGAAGGCGCTTCGTTCGAATATTGGTAAAACCGGATATGCGCCTCCTGCACCAGCTTTGGCTGCGGACTTACCCCGCCGTTATTCAAATTCAGAAGGTTAGGAGAAACGGTGTACTCTGCTTTAATCCAGGACCAAAAATCTTCATCCTGCGCCAATTGCGGGGGTGACGCATTAGGCTTGTACGTTTCCAGCGACTGGGCCGTAGCCTCTTCAATAAAAGCGGGCAATGCGAGCGTTCCAGCAGTAGCGGAACCCAATTGGCGGAAAAAAGATCGACGAGTAGGCATATAGGCATTGATGAAATACGGCGCTTTCAAACTTATCCGGAAGTTACATCTATAATACGCTATATTTGCCAAATATTTTACGGATTTTTCAAGAAAATATTTTTAAACTCCTCCTTTACAAAGCATCCCTATAAAATCTTCTGATACGCGTCAATGAGCAACCAGCAACCGGCCTATCAGTCTCTTATGTGGAGTCTCTATGTTTACTAAATAGGTCCCGCTGGGCAGATTTCCTACGTACATACCCAGAGTTTTTTCCGCCAACCGATTTACTGCCCTGGGCTGGTGGCTACGTCCCAACTGGTCGATGAGATTCACCGAGCGAACGTCCGATAATTCCTCCGCCTCTAGAATAACATTTTCAGTGGCTGGATTAGGGAAAATACGAAACGACTGACTAATCGGATCCGTTGCGGTTATGTATTCTTTAAAGACGGGGACTCGTTCAAAATCGCGTGATAGCACTTCCGTCAGGACCGTTTCGCCTTCGCCCAACCAATCGCCCAGCAGGGCCGCATATACCTGCCGAAAATCCGTCTGCATTTTGATGTTGTTGTTGCTCAAATCATTCAGATCTGGATTTTTGCCAACCACCTGCCTTTTCACCGCACTGCCAAAAATGAACAAAGGAGCCGCCACGCCGTGATCAGTCCCCAAACTGCTGTTGGAAACCGCCCTACGCCCAAACTCAGAGAACGTCATCCCTACCACGCGGTCTTCGGCACCCATTGCTTTCACATCGTCCATGAATGTTTTGATCCCATCGGACACATAACGCATCAGATTTGCGTGGGCACCACTTGTCGGGTCGGTTGCACTGACCTGCGAAGCGTGCGTATCGAAGCCCCCCAGCGATACATAGTACAATTTCGTTTGCAAACCTCCGTGGATCAGGCGGGCCACAATTTTAAGCTGATCGGCCAGGGTATTTCCAGTCGGGTAAGTAACCTGATTCTTGCCTTTTGAGGCGGCAGCTTTGATCTGCGCCGCGTAGCCAACCGATGTTTGCTGCTGCTGCCGGATAAAGGCGATATGCCGTCCGGCGGGCGTTTCCAGGTTTAAATCCGAATTTACGTTTGGCTTTTCGCCCACCAGTTGCGCAAATGTGTCGGGATTTTGCAGCGTGATGGCCATGGTTTGCGCTGGCCCCAGCAAAGCAGTCGACGCGACCGCCCCAATCTGGATCGCCAAGGGATCGGGATTTTGTTGGTTCGGGTATTTTTCGGGATACCCAGGATAACGCTCATCGAGGTACCGTCCCGCCCAACCCGTTGTCAGCAGTTTATCCGAATCCGCACCGGTAAACCAGATATCACTCGACCGGAAGTGCGAAAAGTTAGGTGATGGATAAGAAACACTGTGCACAATCGACAATTTACCATCGTTGTAGAGCCGCTGCAAACCCGTCATGGCTGGGTGCAAACCCGTTGTTGGGTTTTTATCCAGCGTTAACACCTTCGACTCTGGAATCGCAATGTTGCTTCGTAGCGACACATAGCGGCTCATTTGGTCCAGTGGAATAACCGTATTTAGGCCATCATTGCCTCCGTTTAACTGAATCAGCACTAAAATTCGGTCGTTTGCTCCCGCCAAATGGCTCAACGACTGGATCAAAGCCGATTGCTGAACATCAAAGGCCCTGGCTCCGTAGCCGTCCAGCACGACAGACGTTGCCAGCGTCCCTGCCGTGTATCTCAAAAACTTCCGACGATCCATTTTTCGTAGCGACAAAGCAGGATAAAACGTTTGTTTTAGCTGCGGGTTTAGACCATTTGATATTCAGCCAGACGAAACATATATAGCATCAGATTAACCAGTTTAGTCTGGATAGCCATGCGTTTATTAGTGCTCGTTGGATCATTTTTGTAATTATTCCACTCATCCGACCAAACGTAACGCGGCAAACCCGGAACCATGATCTGGTCGATCATGTAATCTTTCTGCTGCTTCGTCAAATCTACCGCAAACCAATTTTCGGCCAATTCATTAATCAGCTTTTCTACGTCAGTGGGTGCAGTCGTTGCCCCGGCGATTTTGATCAGGTCTGGGTATTGCCGAACGTTGTTGATAGTGATCCGGCCATTTATAAGCTGGTCCGTGAAATTGCCCCGCAGCGCTAGTGTACTCGCATTAATCCAGATTTCGGAAAAGCCTGTATCGTAGTAAGGTTTGTAGCCAAAAACCGACGGTTGGTCGAGCAGGTCTTGCTGCTGCTCTTTTGTGCGCTGAAGCAGGTAGTTTGTAAACGTATAAAAGACAGCGGCTTCTTTGGTTAGATCAGGCACAGGCATTTCAAACGCCCGCCACGCGCCTATCACCAGTTCTACCGGAGATTTTATGATGCTTCCCCGCAAACTTTCCTCGTAGAAATGCTGGCTCGTAAGCAGCGCCGATACAACAGGTTTTATTTCATAATTGCTTCCGCGAAAGATTTTGGCCAGCGGCTCAATAATCGTTTGCTCAACATCAGGACTTATATCCGCGTTGAGAAACCAGCGGTACAATTTACGGCATATGAAACGGGCTGTTTCTGGCTGGGCCAAGATCATGTCGATCAAACTTCCCAACTCTGCCTCTCCTGCCGTCGCGCCTGTTTTGCCCTGAATCAGCGTATTCTGGAAAAAAGTAGAAAACTGTTTGTTGGTCGTATCGTGTTGATTAGCGCGAAAACTCGTTGTAATAGTTGCCGTTGTTGTGCTCCGAAAACCAGAATCAGCCCAGCCTGTCAACACCCGAGCTGCCGCTTTCACATCGTCCTCTGTGTAGTTATTGCGACCAATGGTAAAGAGTTCCAGCAGTTCACGGGCATAATTTTCGTTGGGTTTCCCCGCTACATTCTGGTTGCCATTCAGGTAGCGAAGCATAGCCGGATCTTTGGTCACCTCGATTATAAACGTTCGGAAGTTTCCGAGCGCGTTCCGGCGAAGCATCAGGTTCTGATAATAGAAGTACCGATAATCATCTACTTCAGCCAGCGTAGTCACAAAATGATTTTGCCAGAAGAGTACCATTTTTTCGCGTACCGATACCTGCTCTGTTAGCATTTGGCCCACCCACCAGCCTTTCAGATAGCTTTTGGACAAGGTTGAGCTAAACGGGATATCAACGAAAGTTTTTCCTGTAGCGGGGTCAAGCGGAGCTGGTAGGAGTGGCTGCTCAGCAAATAGACGCTCTAATGCAGCCTGCGGTGTCAGGCCAATCCAAGACCGCATCTTGGCCGTGGATACACCAACTGTAGCTCTTCTCAGTAAATGAGAAACCTGTCGAGCCGTTAGCGGACTTGTCACCGAATTGAGCGAAGCCATACGTTTAGAGTATCAGCCTGAAGAATGAGTATTTACAACTAGTATTTATACCGAATAAAGTTACATATTTTTTCGTATCTTAAACTGAAGCCTCATTAATAACCTCTTAAAAATTAAATTTTTACCATTATTTATTGGCTTTTCTACCTAATAAGCCAATAAAAAAGCCACATCGGGAAATCCGATGTGGCTTTTGCACTAAATACTTATCTTATTAAGGAGTTGCTCTCGTAAAAGAAATGTAATCGGCCAGAATCCGACCGCACTCGGTCAGGTAAAGGTCTTTTTTCTCTTTTTTATCCTTATCTTTTTCTTTATCACCTGATTCTGGTGTACCGTTTGAGACCAACAACTCGCCATCAGCGCCACCGCTCTGGCGCATAGCCGCCCGTTTCTTTTCTGCTTCTTCACGCTCTTTGCGGCGCTTCGATTCTTGCAGGGAAACAACAGTGTTTTCTTTTGCCTTTTTAAATTCAGCAAAATCAGCCATCAATTGCTTCAACTCGGTATCCGATTTCAGACGCTGCTCATAGCTACCACGCAGTTTTCCAACCACCTTGTCGTCTACATCGCGGGTTGCTTCGTAGCGAGCCGAGGCAATCTGATCCCAGGGCAGGGCACTTGGCTGTGAGCTTTCGCCATATTCTTCCGCACTAAAAGCCGAGGGCAATTCAATATCCGGCGTAACTCCCTTGTGCTGGGTGCTGCTTCCATTGATTCGGTAGAACTTGGCAATCGTCATTTTCACCTGTCCTACTTTCTCTGGTTCTTTGGGCAACCACTGATTCAGGTCAACCATCGTTTGCACAGTCCCTTTACCAAAGGTCTGTCCA of Tellurirhabdus bombi contains these proteins:
- the metK gene encoding methionine adenosyltransferase; translation: MPYLFTSESVSEGHPDKVADQISDALIDNFLAFDPTSKVACETLVTTGQVVLAGEVKTNTYLDVQKIAREVIRRIGYTKSEYMFEANSCGILSAIHDQSADINQGVDRKVDNEDFEARANAQGAGDQGMMFGYATKETENFMPLPLDLAHKILQELSYIRNHEASLLSYLRPDAKSQVTIEYSDDHQPIRIDTIVVSTQHDDFADDATMLERIREDVINVVIPRVKARLKAELQDLFTDDITYYINPTGKFVIGGPHGDTGLTGRKIIVDTYGGKGAHGGGAFSGKDPSKVDRSAAYATRHIAKNMVAAGLCDQVLVQVSYAIGVAKPCGLYVDTYGTSKVNITDGELAEKIGQIFDMRPYAIEQRLKLRNPIYSETAAYGHMGRQNQVVKKVFGQNGQVKEVEVELFTWEKLDYVDQIKAAFGL
- a CDS encoding DUF1501 domain-containing protein, producing the protein MSLRKMDRRKFLRYTAGTLATSVVLDGYGARAFDVQQSALIQSLSHLAGANDRILVLIQLNGGNDGLNTVIPLDQMSRYVSLRSNIAIPESKVLTLDKNPTTGLHPAMTGLQRLYNDGKLSIVHSVSYPSPNFSHFRSSDIWFTGADSDKLLTTGWAGRYLDERYPGYPEKYPNQQNPDPLAIQIGAVASTALLGPAQTMAITLQNPDTFAQLVGEKPNVNSDLNLETPAGRHIAFIRQQQQTSVGYAAQIKAAASKGKNQVTYPTGNTLADQLKIVARLIHGGLQTKLYYVSLGGFDTHASQVSATDPTSGAHANLMRYVSDGIKTFMDDVKAMGAEDRVVGMTFSEFGRRAVSNSSLGTDHGVAAPLFIFGSAVKRQVVGKNPDLNDLSNNNIKMQTDFRQVYAALLGDWLGEGETVLTEVLSRDFERVPVFKEYITATDPISQSFRIFPNPATENVILEAEELSDVRSVNLIDQLGRSHQPRAVNRLAEKTLGMYVGNLPSGTYLVNIETPHKRLIGRLLVAH
- the lipA gene encoding lipoyl synthase, with protein sequence MIELPVIPSEPQRKKRPDWLRVKLPIGPEYAKVRKLVDTYKLHTICESGNCPNMGECWGAGTATFMILGNICTRGCSFCAVATGRPNEYDTDEPRRVAEAVQLMKVKHAVITSVNRDELKDRGAEIWYQTVRAVKEQSPETTIETLIPDVKSNWEALIRMISAGQEVVSHNMETVERLYRAVRPQAKYARSLEQIKRTKEYGQRTKTGIMLGLGETREEVFKAMDDLAAHGLDILTLGQYLQPTKMHHEVIEWIHPETFAMYKEEGLMRGLKYVESGPLVRSSYHAERHVHV
- a CDS encoding OsmC family protein: MPTIRTTYLGDLRTQATHLQSGTQILTDAPIDNNGKGEAFSPTDLVAASLGSCMMTIMGIVARREGIDLTGSDMDITKVMNSEGPRRIVRIEVLLQMQTPEELPADTREKLERAAHTCPVALSLHPDIEQAIQFEWKSLVKA
- a CDS encoding aminotransferase class V-fold PLP-dependent enzyme — encoded protein: MPTRRSFFRQLGSATAGTLALPAFIEEATAQSLETYKPNASPPQLAQDEDFWSWIKAEYTVSPNLLNLNNGGVSPQPKLVQEAHIRFYQYSNEAPSYYMWRILDQGREAVRAKLADIAGCSADEVAINRNATEGLNTIIFGLTLKPGDEVILAKQDYPNMTNAWKQREKRDGIKLVWLDLDLPSENEDELVRKYVSAFSSRTKIVHVTHVINWTGQIMPVRKIADAAHKQGIEVICDGAHSFAHLEYKIPDLGCDYFATSLHKWLCAPFGSGMMYIRQEKVKNIWALLSSTEPDGSDIRKFESLGTRSFASEMAIGTAADFHLSIGAARKFARLHYLKSYWAEKVKDIPGVKLHTSLKPAFSGALAVVGIDGLKGNELESQLLGTYKIHTTPIGLGPLNGVRVTPHIYTTPKDLDRLVVAIDKIAASARKKS
- a CDS encoding DUF1800 domain-containing protein produces the protein MASLNSVTSPLTARQVSHLLRRATVGVSTAKMRSWIGLTPQAALERLFAEQPLLPAPLDPATGKTFVDIPFSSTLSKSYLKGWWVGQMLTEQVSVREKMVLFWQNHFVTTLAEVDDYRYFYYQNLMLRRNALGNFRTFIIEVTKDPAMLRYLNGNQNVAGKPNENYARELLELFTIGRNNYTEDDVKAAARVLTGWADSGFRSTTTATITTSFRANQHDTTNKQFSTFFQNTLIQGKTGATAGEAELGSLIDMILAQPETARFICRKLYRWFLNADISPDVEQTIIEPLAKIFRGSNYEIKPVVSALLTSQHFYEESLRGSIIKSPVELVIGAWRAFEMPVPDLTKEAAVFYTFTNYLLQRTKEQQQDLLDQPSVFGYKPYYDTGFSEIWINASTLALRGNFTDQLINGRITINNVRQYPDLIKIAGATTAPTDVEKLINELAENWFAVDLTKQQKDYMIDQIMVPGLPRYVWSDEWNNYKNDPTSTNKRMAIQTKLVNLMLYMFRLAEYQMV
- a CDS encoding lycopene cyclase family protein; translation: MKRYDFIIAGGGMAGLSLAYYLTQSTLRDRSILILDKEFKNKNDRTWCFWERGEGTFEPIIFRKWPAVDFFGTVFSGSLNIGNYQYKMLRGIDFYEFVRNQLAKHPNIEFKQATINRVKDTPQGGFVIADDEPYMADFVFDSTFQLKLDIPEQHNLLQHFKGWVINAQNPCFDVKKPIMMDFRVEQQGDCRFIYVLPFDEKTALVEYTVFNEAVLTDYEYEVPLRNYIDRFLETGGYQICETEFGVIPMSDEPTQENPSEHVVRIGTAGGFTKPSTGYTFQRTQRYLAEIVKNLAATGSPKRRTSWFNRRFGLYDSILLNVLHKRRYPADDFFTLLYKRNHPAKVFEFLDEDTNFMEELKIMSSVPLGAFTKALFDVLKRRLL